In Macadamia integrifolia cultivar HAES 741 chromosome 12, SCU_Mint_v3, whole genome shotgun sequence, the following are encoded in one genomic region:
- the LOC122094681 gene encoding type I inositol polyphosphate 5-phosphatase 10-like isoform X3 has protein sequence MKTKGKQHFWHFICVKLERKNVEFESCSPFSGTQTALKESFSESTSRLGSLKFRSPRSSMENVSDAQTLRVFVATWNVGGKSPHSDLNLDNFLQVEDPSDIYVLGFQEIVPLNAGNVLVIEDNEPPAKWLALINQSLNKTSGVDTFNGPNPQPDYFSPSQASSRKSISKDLKANGSLLFFQKPSLKKVSRSFRTEKKRRLKTCNCPSELERKNSKDSCFGCQEAYLGEDDSSSEEDDGSNSFVMTEITTNQLKYSLIASKQMVGIFLTVWAKKELAQHIGHLRLSCVGRGILGYLGNKGCISVSFSLHQTSFCFVCSHLASGEKEGDELRRNSDVIEIQKNTQFRKICKALCNRIPEKIIEHDRVIWLGDLNYRIALSYSETRKLLENNDWDALLEKDQLKIEREGGRVFEGWKEGKIYFPPTYKYSNNSDAYAGETVTSKKKRRTPAWCDRILWHGNGIKQLSYIRGESRFSDHRPVCAVFEVQVAVLDGKSKKAVSSSNMKVEIEELLPPTTRYSS, from the exons ATGAAAACGAAAGGAAAGCAACATTTTTGGCACTTTATCTGTGTTAAATTGGAACGCAAGAATG TGGAGTTTGAAAGCTGCTCACCATTTTCAGGCACACAGACAGCCCTCAAGGAAAGCTTTTCAG AATCTACTTCAAGGCTTGGGAGTTTGAAATTCAGAAGCCCCCGATCTTCAATGGAAAATGTTTCAGATGCTCAAACCTTACG tGTTTTTGTAGCAACTTGGAATGTAGGTGGAAAATCCCCTCACAGTGACCTGAATCTTGACAATTTTCTTCAAGTGGAGGATCCATCAGACATTTATGTTTTGGG TTTTCAGGAAATAGTACCCTTGAATGCTGGAAATGTGCTAGTTATAGAAGACAATGAACCACCAGCAAAATGGCTAGCTCTCATCAACCAGTCCCTTAATAAAACTTCAGGAGTCGATACCTTCAATGGTCCAAACCCCCAACCTGACtacttctctccttctcaaGCTTCCAGCAGGAAATCAATTTCCAAAGATTTGAAGGCTAATGGTAGTTTACTGTTCTTCCAGAAGCCTTCTCTTAAAAAGGTTAGTAGAAGCTTCAGGACGGAGAAAAAAAGACGCCTCAAGACATGCAATTGCCCTTCTGAgttggaaaggaaaaatagtAAGGACTCCTGTTTTGGATGCCAAGAAGCTTATCTTGGTGAAGATGATTCTTCTTCAGAAGAGGACGATGGTTCAAATAGTTTTGTGATGACAGAGATCACCACTAACCAGCTGAAGTATAGCCTCATAGCCAGCAAACAGATGGTGGGAATTTTTCTCACTGTTTGGGCAAAGAAGGAACTTGCACAGCACATTGGACATTTGAGACTCTCCTGTGTTGGGCGTGGAATATTGGGGTACCTTGGTAACAAG GGGTGTATCTCTGTTAGCTTTTCTTTGCACCAAACAAGCTTCTGCTTTGTCTGCAGCCACCTGGCTtcgggagagaaagaaggggatGAGCTTAGAAGAAATTCTGATGTCATAGAGATACAGAAAAACACCCAATTTCGAAAAATCTGTAAAGCACTCTGTAATAGGATCCCTGAGAAAATTATAGAACATGA TCGGGTAATTTGGTTAGGGGACTTGAATTACCGGATTGCTTTGAGCTACTCAGAAACTCGGAAACTGCTGGAGAACAATGATTGGGATGCCCTTCTTGAGAAGGATCAG CTCAAGATTGAACGGGAAGGAGGACGAGTGTTTGAAGGGTGGAAGGAGGGGAAAATCTACTTCCCTCCTACATACAAATACTCTAATAACTCAGATGCTTATGCTGGAGAGACTgtaacatcaaagaagaaaaggagaactcCTGCATG GTGTGATAGAATACTATGGCATGGGAATGGGATAAAGCAACTGTCTTACATACGTGGGGAGTCAAGGTTTTCCGATCACAGGCCAGTTTGTGCAGTTTTTGAGGTGCAGGTTGCTGTTCTTGATGGAAAATCAAAAAAAGCAGTATCTAGCTCTAACATGAAAGTGGAAATTGAAGAGCTCTTACCTCCAACAACTAGATACTCAAGTTAA
- the LOC122094681 gene encoding type I inositol polyphosphate 5-phosphatase 10-like isoform X1 has protein sequence MMLGSDERKKFYLPKMFGTWEKKGMKKMEEYSTDSSVEFESCSPFSGTQTALKESFSESTSRLGSLKFRSPRSSMENVSDAQTLRVFVATWNVGGKSPHSDLNLDNFLQVEDPSDIYVLGFQEIVPLNAGNVLVIEDNEPPAKWLALINQSLNKTSGVDTFNGPNPQPDYFSPSQASSRKSISKDLKANGSLLFFQKPSLKKVSRSFRTEKKRRLKTCNCPSELERKNSKDSCFGCQEAYLGEDDSSSEEDDGSNSFVMTEITTNQLKYSLIASKQMVGIFLTVWAKKELAQHIGHLRLSCVGRGILGYLGNKGCISVSFSLHQTSFCFVCSHLASGEKEGDELRRNSDVIEIQKNTQFRKICKALCNRIPEKIIEHDRVIWLGDLNYRIALSYSETRKLLENNDWDALLEKDQLKIEREGGRVFEGWKEGKIYFPPTYKYSNNSDAYAGETVTSKKKRRTPAWCDRILWHGNGIKQLSYIRGESRFSDHRPVCAVFEVQVAVLDGKSKKAVSSSNMKVEIEELLPPTTRYSS, from the exons ATGATGCTTGGCAGTGACGAAAGGAAAAAG ttttatttGCCAAAAATGTTTGGAACGTGGGAgaagaaaggaatgaagaagatggaagaatacTCAACTGATTCCTCTG TGGAGTTTGAAAGCTGCTCACCATTTTCAGGCACACAGACAGCCCTCAAGGAAAGCTTTTCAG AATCTACTTCAAGGCTTGGGAGTTTGAAATTCAGAAGCCCCCGATCTTCAATGGAAAATGTTTCAGATGCTCAAACCTTACG tGTTTTTGTAGCAACTTGGAATGTAGGTGGAAAATCCCCTCACAGTGACCTGAATCTTGACAATTTTCTTCAAGTGGAGGATCCATCAGACATTTATGTTTTGGG TTTTCAGGAAATAGTACCCTTGAATGCTGGAAATGTGCTAGTTATAGAAGACAATGAACCACCAGCAAAATGGCTAGCTCTCATCAACCAGTCCCTTAATAAAACTTCAGGAGTCGATACCTTCAATGGTCCAAACCCCCAACCTGACtacttctctccttctcaaGCTTCCAGCAGGAAATCAATTTCCAAAGATTTGAAGGCTAATGGTAGTTTACTGTTCTTCCAGAAGCCTTCTCTTAAAAAGGTTAGTAGAAGCTTCAGGACGGAGAAAAAAAGACGCCTCAAGACATGCAATTGCCCTTCTGAgttggaaaggaaaaatagtAAGGACTCCTGTTTTGGATGCCAAGAAGCTTATCTTGGTGAAGATGATTCTTCTTCAGAAGAGGACGATGGTTCAAATAGTTTTGTGATGACAGAGATCACCACTAACCAGCTGAAGTATAGCCTCATAGCCAGCAAACAGATGGTGGGAATTTTTCTCACTGTTTGGGCAAAGAAGGAACTTGCACAGCACATTGGACATTTGAGACTCTCCTGTGTTGGGCGTGGAATATTGGGGTACCTTGGTAACAAG GGGTGTATCTCTGTTAGCTTTTCTTTGCACCAAACAAGCTTCTGCTTTGTCTGCAGCCACCTGGCTtcgggagagaaagaaggggatGAGCTTAGAAGAAATTCTGATGTCATAGAGATACAGAAAAACACCCAATTTCGAAAAATCTGTAAAGCACTCTGTAATAGGATCCCTGAGAAAATTATAGAACATGA TCGGGTAATTTGGTTAGGGGACTTGAATTACCGGATTGCTTTGAGCTACTCAGAAACTCGGAAACTGCTGGAGAACAATGATTGGGATGCCCTTCTTGAGAAGGATCAG CTCAAGATTGAACGGGAAGGAGGACGAGTGTTTGAAGGGTGGAAGGAGGGGAAAATCTACTTCCCTCCTACATACAAATACTCTAATAACTCAGATGCTTATGCTGGAGAGACTgtaacatcaaagaagaaaaggagaactcCTGCATG GTGTGATAGAATACTATGGCATGGGAATGGGATAAAGCAACTGTCTTACATACGTGGGGAGTCAAGGTTTTCCGATCACAGGCCAGTTTGTGCAGTTTTTGAGGTGCAGGTTGCTGTTCTTGATGGAAAATCAAAAAAAGCAGTATCTAGCTCTAACATGAAAGTGGAAATTGAAGAGCTCTTACCTCCAACAACTAGATACTCAAGTTAA
- the LOC122094681 gene encoding type I inositol polyphosphate 5-phosphatase 10-like isoform X2, with the protein MLQFYLPKMFGTWEKKGMKKMEEYSTDSSVEFESCSPFSGTQTALKESFSESTSRLGSLKFRSPRSSMENVSDAQTLRVFVATWNVGGKSPHSDLNLDNFLQVEDPSDIYVLGFQEIVPLNAGNVLVIEDNEPPAKWLALINQSLNKTSGVDTFNGPNPQPDYFSPSQASSRKSISKDLKANGSLLFFQKPSLKKVSRSFRTEKKRRLKTCNCPSELERKNSKDSCFGCQEAYLGEDDSSSEEDDGSNSFVMTEITTNQLKYSLIASKQMVGIFLTVWAKKELAQHIGHLRLSCVGRGILGYLGNKGCISVSFSLHQTSFCFVCSHLASGEKEGDELRRNSDVIEIQKNTQFRKICKALCNRIPEKIIEHDRVIWLGDLNYRIALSYSETRKLLENNDWDALLEKDQLKIEREGGRVFEGWKEGKIYFPPTYKYSNNSDAYAGETVTSKKKRRTPAWCDRILWHGNGIKQLSYIRGESRFSDHRPVCAVFEVQVAVLDGKSKKAVSSSNMKVEIEELLPPTTRYSS; encoded by the exons ATGTTGCAg ttttatttGCCAAAAATGTTTGGAACGTGGGAgaagaaaggaatgaagaagatggaagaatacTCAACTGATTCCTCTG TGGAGTTTGAAAGCTGCTCACCATTTTCAGGCACACAGACAGCCCTCAAGGAAAGCTTTTCAG AATCTACTTCAAGGCTTGGGAGTTTGAAATTCAGAAGCCCCCGATCTTCAATGGAAAATGTTTCAGATGCTCAAACCTTACG tGTTTTTGTAGCAACTTGGAATGTAGGTGGAAAATCCCCTCACAGTGACCTGAATCTTGACAATTTTCTTCAAGTGGAGGATCCATCAGACATTTATGTTTTGGG TTTTCAGGAAATAGTACCCTTGAATGCTGGAAATGTGCTAGTTATAGAAGACAATGAACCACCAGCAAAATGGCTAGCTCTCATCAACCAGTCCCTTAATAAAACTTCAGGAGTCGATACCTTCAATGGTCCAAACCCCCAACCTGACtacttctctccttctcaaGCTTCCAGCAGGAAATCAATTTCCAAAGATTTGAAGGCTAATGGTAGTTTACTGTTCTTCCAGAAGCCTTCTCTTAAAAAGGTTAGTAGAAGCTTCAGGACGGAGAAAAAAAGACGCCTCAAGACATGCAATTGCCCTTCTGAgttggaaaggaaaaatagtAAGGACTCCTGTTTTGGATGCCAAGAAGCTTATCTTGGTGAAGATGATTCTTCTTCAGAAGAGGACGATGGTTCAAATAGTTTTGTGATGACAGAGATCACCACTAACCAGCTGAAGTATAGCCTCATAGCCAGCAAACAGATGGTGGGAATTTTTCTCACTGTTTGGGCAAAGAAGGAACTTGCACAGCACATTGGACATTTGAGACTCTCCTGTGTTGGGCGTGGAATATTGGGGTACCTTGGTAACAAG GGGTGTATCTCTGTTAGCTTTTCTTTGCACCAAACAAGCTTCTGCTTTGTCTGCAGCCACCTGGCTtcgggagagaaagaaggggatGAGCTTAGAAGAAATTCTGATGTCATAGAGATACAGAAAAACACCCAATTTCGAAAAATCTGTAAAGCACTCTGTAATAGGATCCCTGAGAAAATTATAGAACATGA TCGGGTAATTTGGTTAGGGGACTTGAATTACCGGATTGCTTTGAGCTACTCAGAAACTCGGAAACTGCTGGAGAACAATGATTGGGATGCCCTTCTTGAGAAGGATCAG CTCAAGATTGAACGGGAAGGAGGACGAGTGTTTGAAGGGTGGAAGGAGGGGAAAATCTACTTCCCTCCTACATACAAATACTCTAATAACTCAGATGCTTATGCTGGAGAGACTgtaacatcaaagaagaaaaggagaactcCTGCATG GTGTGATAGAATACTATGGCATGGGAATGGGATAAAGCAACTGTCTTACATACGTGGGGAGTCAAGGTTTTCCGATCACAGGCCAGTTTGTGCAGTTTTTGAGGTGCAGGTTGCTGTTCTTGATGGAAAATCAAAAAAAGCAGTATCTAGCTCTAACATGAAAGTGGAAATTGAAGAGCTCTTACCTCCAACAACTAGATACTCAAGTTAA
- the LOC122094681 gene encoding type I inositol polyphosphate 5-phosphatase 10-like isoform X4, whose product MENVSDAQTLRVFVATWNVGGKSPHSDLNLDNFLQVEDPSDIYVLGFQEIVPLNAGNVLVIEDNEPPAKWLALINQSLNKTSGVDTFNGPNPQPDYFSPSQASSRKSISKDLKANGSLLFFQKPSLKKVSRSFRTEKKRRLKTCNCPSELERKNSKDSCFGCQEAYLGEDDSSSEEDDGSNSFVMTEITTNQLKYSLIASKQMVGIFLTVWAKKELAQHIGHLRLSCVGRGILGYLGNKGCISVSFSLHQTSFCFVCSHLASGEKEGDELRRNSDVIEIQKNTQFRKICKALCNRIPEKIIEHDRVIWLGDLNYRIALSYSETRKLLENNDWDALLEKDQLKIEREGGRVFEGWKEGKIYFPPTYKYSNNSDAYAGETVTSKKKRRTPAWCDRILWHGNGIKQLSYIRGESRFSDHRPVCAVFEVQVAVLDGKSKKAVSSSNMKVEIEELLPPTTRYSS is encoded by the exons ATGGAAAATGTTTCAGATGCTCAAACCTTACG tGTTTTTGTAGCAACTTGGAATGTAGGTGGAAAATCCCCTCACAGTGACCTGAATCTTGACAATTTTCTTCAAGTGGAGGATCCATCAGACATTTATGTTTTGGG TTTTCAGGAAATAGTACCCTTGAATGCTGGAAATGTGCTAGTTATAGAAGACAATGAACCACCAGCAAAATGGCTAGCTCTCATCAACCAGTCCCTTAATAAAACTTCAGGAGTCGATACCTTCAATGGTCCAAACCCCCAACCTGACtacttctctccttctcaaGCTTCCAGCAGGAAATCAATTTCCAAAGATTTGAAGGCTAATGGTAGTTTACTGTTCTTCCAGAAGCCTTCTCTTAAAAAGGTTAGTAGAAGCTTCAGGACGGAGAAAAAAAGACGCCTCAAGACATGCAATTGCCCTTCTGAgttggaaaggaaaaatagtAAGGACTCCTGTTTTGGATGCCAAGAAGCTTATCTTGGTGAAGATGATTCTTCTTCAGAAGAGGACGATGGTTCAAATAGTTTTGTGATGACAGAGATCACCACTAACCAGCTGAAGTATAGCCTCATAGCCAGCAAACAGATGGTGGGAATTTTTCTCACTGTTTGGGCAAAGAAGGAACTTGCACAGCACATTGGACATTTGAGACTCTCCTGTGTTGGGCGTGGAATATTGGGGTACCTTGGTAACAAG GGGTGTATCTCTGTTAGCTTTTCTTTGCACCAAACAAGCTTCTGCTTTGTCTGCAGCCACCTGGCTtcgggagagaaagaaggggatGAGCTTAGAAGAAATTCTGATGTCATAGAGATACAGAAAAACACCCAATTTCGAAAAATCTGTAAAGCACTCTGTAATAGGATCCCTGAGAAAATTATAGAACATGA TCGGGTAATTTGGTTAGGGGACTTGAATTACCGGATTGCTTTGAGCTACTCAGAAACTCGGAAACTGCTGGAGAACAATGATTGGGATGCCCTTCTTGAGAAGGATCAG CTCAAGATTGAACGGGAAGGAGGACGAGTGTTTGAAGGGTGGAAGGAGGGGAAAATCTACTTCCCTCCTACATACAAATACTCTAATAACTCAGATGCTTATGCTGGAGAGACTgtaacatcaaagaagaaaaggagaactcCTGCATG GTGTGATAGAATACTATGGCATGGGAATGGGATAAAGCAACTGTCTTACATACGTGGGGAGTCAAGGTTTTCCGATCACAGGCCAGTTTGTGCAGTTTTTGAGGTGCAGGTTGCTGTTCTTGATGGAAAATCAAAAAAAGCAGTATCTAGCTCTAACATGAAAGTGGAAATTGAAGAGCTCTTACCTCCAACAACTAGATACTCAAGTTAA